A single Balneola sp. DNA region contains:
- a CDS encoding DUF2341 domain-containing protein yields MEKGLKILGKTMKRTRISLIGCLMLLGLFSTSGFAQLAGYNYYKPITINSAQVVGSHTDFPVLVSITDSDLASKARSDGFDIVFTTSPGSTTILDHELESYNSAVGELLVWVKVPTVSTAGETIYMWYGNSGATTNQSSANTWSNQFRSVYHLGSTFTDASPNGNDGTNSGTINATGKIGDAQNFDGVDNYIALNDSYASTTEAEITVSTWLRTSVAGNQVIGSFDRNEYWRLEVNGNGGGDGQIGWDLLTSAGQIDFGSTTRVDDGNWRYVTGVYDNGALRIYIDGVEDVNTAQGVTFGTGNTRFGFIGVGSEAAGFDGNQGPSNNFNGDMDEFRISNVARPANWIETEYNNQNNPATFITVGAEADIIPPSTPGNVNLVASSVDLQVSFDDVDETGSGVTSYSIKRSTSQGSGYVQIGTLPDDESPSYTYIDNTVVLGTTYYYVVSATDNDGNVGPNSLEVFGELTGPVDTTPPSLILALVEDDLLILDYDEALDESSVPIVFNYVLRVNGIIENISSASITGDKVFLTLQSAVSPGDNVTLDYTTAINPSPVQDLAGNDAPAFSNVQISNQLPFNSGFGPDPCPILNGQDVAWACFDGSFGGTTMTAEVGGLVIGTINAIGANATFSPNALQQWDSGVFAGDQLNGPQVNPSGASGDATSFDIVIPSTVPSDAIVFSLNRLRPDSGATTYTMEAFDGGNQRIDLSGWLTGQGTDGGVCTNTVNLNYTNGNETIEFVPTLSANPSCASSSTPIWFRIDQPGVERIEIRKVATDPDNIFLGMGIVADFGDAPSAYNTTYSSRSVPPAFHLLNNTSPNTVFFGATVDGDGNGAISTSSNGDDTESTGIGNGDDEDAISVLASLNTAQTEYSTTLVCTDGDYVGGWIDFDQSNSFDTEEFDSAICSSGSVVLNWSGISGTVTGSTHARFRIASNANDVASPTGWATDGEVEDYPIQIIEPPQPDLEISKTVDISTPVEADTVVFTVKVKNLGPDPATNIQVTDQLPAGVTYFSAIASQGSYVNGTGIWTVGNIAAGDSATLSIDVSVDGGTLGQTITNTASITSLGETDPNLSNNSASSGITVVPESADIALGITVDDNTALEGQLLTFTITATNNGPKQATGLTIIDQIPTGLTFQASTPTAGTYNNSTGIWDIGNLGVGVTETLSLVVSVNAGTEGSQITNSADVNTVLQTDPNAANNTVSQLIDVVTPGYPANCNEIPILSFTGSTVISGSPGQVGATYRFNSVAPGVYAEFEIITINNAILVNFDQIASGGVDGWFQPQIEADDKSLDEGYIDFEISFFDSVTGNPRYLTFAASAVDVDGDPNGAREFAGFQRLTSFTVETNTDLIQNTEGIFTTFESAQPVVVPGIDPNDTNNLAFTTYTNEPKFRLRAGIKDPTPNGFLQRLFAFNFEPCVINNFTNPTSSDIVDVSVIKTVDFASPAVGDTVTYTIKAKNEQGNSVGNVEITDQLPNGLTFVSATATQGTYDSNTDIWDIGTLSGQQVVTLTLKAEVDAGQEGNTISNTATLTNNTGTDGNASNNSGSVNIIVFDPGSGLTCNEPPFFSFTNPTIELGVPLQVNALYRFSNVTSGVDALVQVVAINNATLDAIDNDGLANSPANFSPFFTALGGGGYVDFNITLVQTGTLLPVKQNFALTGLDIDGFNNGSGGTVRDYLGFAQNQSNTVEFATNLAVSNAGPFQLFESNVTTDGNGTFDTDHMAYIVYNYTSTFDLRTGGFTSASYSDDRLVDIDFTQCRNQDFNNPVVTTRDADIAVVKTVDEPNPLENGTVNFTIIAINNGPESATELDINETIPAGLTLVQATPSQGSYNQLTNLWQVGTLPTGNSATLVLETTVNSGLSQDSLVNKTFVNGLNQSDPNIANDTSTVAIYISIPISGTVFEDITGDGYQEDTNFGDASGDQQGLEDVVVHLFKDGGDGLATGSDDVYVTSDTTSNTGGYSFQIGEDADFWIVVDSRSGELSNGTTWAEQTYAASGALCEDGAGNTAETTSLGHCFGGRRGDVSDNIPANPTGSDLANAEHVIKRTVSGTGITGIDFGFSFNVVTNTDDDDEDGTASRRAQGTLHQFILNANEISGANSMRFVPAVPTNSSGSGGNWWTTTIQVALPTVTDQLTTIDGTAYQNTAPTTVRDDNTGTVGTGGTVGVDNLVLDPFQRKELEVNLNDRGGTAFAINSTGAVVVRNTAFYNSLYGVNVLSVSNGLIEDNFFGLRADGAAVTFGERFNRGILFSGGSATSALIQENYITASTISGIYSDNANTTITVFKNEITATAQTNAQGDAVEGFGTWTVERNLIYNNGNSSSSATNGGSGIEIGTNSGSSSGHTIRNNTISGNTIAGITILNNVTASLVEKNIINGNGTNFTSATTKSGAGIKLLSPTGAAQEGIRITQNSFYDNEGISIDVGYSSTSIADGVSPNDGVLQGAATTPNRGLDYPVFTLATLENGVLSVEGYVGTTTTKLAGVYTIEVYKAEDDGDSDALVEVGGSLTLPHGEGRDYIATITTNSDGTFSTNITLPGSPTLAFNDRITAISISAANNTSEFGANQRVVPTGVSISGFVFHDTNHNMIQDATEAGLVNVTIVLYNTALNNCKSVLTDSNGRYEFTNVLNGNYDLIESFGQSVPTPDICTPAETDPDDFTSTTPNLRSVTVNNLPVFQDFGDYEGIKITGTVFNDNGVASGTANDALQNGGELGFGNQTVTAFTGDDNLIEQVVSAADGTYELYVPKSIVDEGGTVKVVETNGAEKISTGGSAGTTGGSYDIANDRTTFTITLGTIYTGVDFADVSVSRLLTNGEKVVLPGAAVSYQHIFEARTAGDVVFTTTNLFNPDPPNWPVILYEDLNCNGTTDSGEPIILSTDTRSVSADQQICLVVTVTAPNGLNDGASANTTVSATFTLSNTSPAIQEILTRTDLTTVSTTQAGLVILKSVDKPQALPGATLVYSINYENLGDEPITQVEITDVIPNYTTYLSSSCGTLPTGITNCTITAPSIGSMGTVRWTFTGTLDPGQTGIVSFTVKIDD; encoded by the coding sequence ATGGAAAAGGGATTAAAAATACTGGGTAAAACAATGAAACGTACACGCATATCACTGATTGGGTGTTTGATGCTCTTGGGATTATTCTCGACATCAGGATTCGCTCAACTGGCAGGGTACAATTACTATAAACCGATCACCATCAACTCAGCTCAGGTAGTTGGCTCACATACCGACTTCCCTGTACTGGTAAGTATTACCGATAGTGATTTAGCAAGCAAAGCCCGTTCAGATGGCTTTGACATCGTATTCACCACAAGCCCAGGAAGTACAACTATCCTGGATCATGAACTTGAGAGTTATAATTCGGCAGTAGGTGAACTGTTAGTTTGGGTGAAAGTGCCAACGGTATCAACAGCAGGGGAGACCATATATATGTGGTATGGAAATTCCGGAGCTACAACCAATCAGTCATCGGCCAATACCTGGTCGAATCAATTTCGAAGCGTATATCATTTGGGAAGTACTTTTACGGATGCTTCTCCGAACGGAAATGACGGTACTAATAGTGGTACTATAAATGCCACGGGAAAGATTGGGGATGCTCAGAATTTTGATGGAGTGGATAACTACATAGCTCTTAATGATAGCTATGCTAGTACAACTGAAGCTGAAATTACTGTTTCAACCTGGTTAAGGACATCGGTTGCAGGAAACCAGGTTATTGGCTCATTTGATAGAAATGAATATTGGAGACTGGAAGTAAATGGTAATGGTGGAGGAGATGGTCAGATAGGTTGGGATTTACTAACCAGTGCGGGGCAAATTGATTTTGGCTCAACAACAAGAGTTGATGATGGCAACTGGAGATATGTAACCGGTGTTTATGATAACGGTGCTCTTCGCATATATATAGACGGGGTAGAAGATGTAAACACAGCCCAAGGGGTGACTTTTGGTACAGGTAATACTCGATTTGGATTTATTGGAGTAGGTTCAGAAGCAGCTGGCTTTGATGGAAACCAAGGTCCTTCTAATAACTTCAACGGTGATATGGATGAATTCAGGATTTCAAATGTGGCTCGTCCTGCAAACTGGATTGAAACGGAATACAACAACCAGAATAATCCGGCTACGTTCATCACAGTTGGAGCCGAGGCAGATATAATTCCTCCATCTACTCCCGGAAATGTGAATCTGGTAGCAAGCAGTGTCGATTTACAGGTTTCTTTTGATGATGTAGATGAAACAGGAAGCGGTGTTACATCTTACTCGATTAAACGATCTACTTCGCAAGGATCAGGCTATGTGCAAATAGGAACACTTCCTGACGACGAAAGTCCTTCTTACACCTACATCGACAATACGGTAGTTCTTGGTACTACTTATTACTATGTAGTTTCAGCAACCGATAATGATGGAAATGTAGGGCCTAACTCATTAGAAGTTTTCGGAGAATTAACCGGGCCAGTTGATACAACTCCTCCATCTCTGATATTAGCTTTAGTAGAAGACGATTTACTTATCCTGGACTATGACGAAGCACTAGATGAAAGCTCAGTGCCAATAGTATTCAACTATGTCCTCAGGGTAAATGGTATCATCGAAAATATCAGCTCCGCCTCAATTACAGGAGATAAAGTATTCCTGACTTTACAATCAGCAGTCTCTCCGGGAGATAATGTAACGCTTGATTATACCACAGCTATAAATCCAAGCCCGGTTCAGGATTTAGCTGGCAATGACGCTCCAGCGTTTTCCAATGTGCAGATTAGTAATCAACTGCCGTTTAACTCAGGATTCGGCCCTGATCCGTGTCCTATACTAAATGGGCAAGATGTAGCCTGGGCTTGTTTTGATGGAAGTTTTGGTGGTACTACTATGACTGCCGAAGTAGGTGGATTGGTAATTGGTACTATAAATGCTATAGGAGCAAATGCCACTTTCTCACCAAATGCTTTGCAACAATGGGATAGCGGTGTTTTTGCAGGCGATCAGCTTAATGGGCCACAGGTGAATCCGTCCGGAGCTTCAGGTGATGCAACTTCTTTCGATATAGTTATTCCTTCTACTGTTCCTTCTGACGCTATTGTATTCTCATTAAATCGTTTACGACCAGATAGTGGAGCTACTACCTATACTATGGAAGCATTTGATGGGGGTAATCAACGAATTGATTTGAGTGGATGGCTTACTGGCCAGGGTACAGATGGCGGTGTTTGTACTAATACTGTGAATTTAAACTATACCAATGGGAATGAAACCATTGAATTTGTACCAACTTTATCCGCAAATCCGTCATGTGCCTCTTCTTCAACTCCTATTTGGTTTAGAATAGATCAACCAGGTGTAGAGCGGATTGAAATAAGAAAGGTTGCTACAGATCCGGATAATATCTTCCTCGGAATGGGTATTGTAGCTGATTTCGGTGATGCCCCAAGTGCTTATAACACTACCTATAGTTCACGATCAGTACCACCAGCTTTTCATTTATTGAATAATACAAGTCCGAATACGGTGTTCTTTGGAGCTACTGTTGATGGAGACGGAAACGGAGCGATAAGTACCAGTTCAAATGGTGATGACACGGAGTCTACAGGTATTGGTAATGGGGATGATGAAGATGCGATCTCTGTATTGGCAAGTCTCAATACCGCTCAAACAGAATATAGCACTACGCTTGTATGTACTGATGGTGATTATGTAGGTGGATGGATTGATTTCGATCAATCTAACAGCTTTGATACTGAAGAATTTGATTCAGCTATATGTTCAAGTGGGAGCGTGGTTCTTAATTGGAGTGGTATTAGTGGAACAGTTACGGGAAGTACACATGCTCGATTTAGAATTGCCAGTAATGCCAACGATGTTGCAAGTCCTACGGGTTGGGCTACAGATGGAGAGGTAGAAGATTATCCAATCCAAATCATCGAACCTCCACAACCTGACCTGGAAATCAGTAAAACTGTGGATATATCCACTCCTGTTGAAGCTGATACGGTTGTTTTTACAGTGAAAGTGAAAAACCTGGGTCCTGACCCAGCTACTAATATCCAGGTTACGGATCAATTACCTGCAGGAGTTACCTATTTCAGTGCGATAGCTTCACAGGGAAGTTATGTTAATGGCACTGGAATCTGGACCGTTGGGAATATCGCTGCTGGAGATTCAGCTACGTTATCAATTGACGTTTCGGTAGATGGTGGTACGCTTGGTCAAACCATAACAAATACTGCGTCTATTACCTCTTTGGGTGAAACCGATCCAAATCTTTCAAATAATTCGGCTTCATCAGGTATTACCGTAGTACCTGAGTCAGCAGATATAGCATTGGGAATAACTGTAGATGATAATACAGCCCTGGAAGGCCAGCTATTAACATTTACTATTACTGCAACAAACAATGGCCCTAAACAGGCGACTGGGTTGACTATAATAGACCAGATTCCAACGGGGCTAACATTCCAGGCTTCCACTCCAACAGCAGGAACATATAATAATAGTACAGGTATCTGGGATATTGGCAACCTTGGCGTTGGAGTAACAGAAACACTTAGTCTTGTGGTATCAGTAAATGCAGGTACTGAGGGAAGCCAGATTACGAATTCAGCGGATGTAAATACGGTTCTTCAAACCGATCCAAATGCTGCAAATAATACGGTATCACAACTTATTGATGTGGTAACCCCTGGTTATCCTGCTAATTGTAACGAAATACCAATTCTTTCCTTTACAGGTTCAACAGTAATAAGTGGTAGTCCGGGGCAGGTTGGAGCTACTTATCGATTCAATTCAGTGGCTCCTGGTGTTTATGCTGAGTTTGAAATCATCACTATTAATAATGCAATCCTTGTGAATTTTGACCAGATTGCATCGGGTGGGGTAGATGGTTGGTTTCAGCCACAAATTGAAGCAGATGATAAGAGCCTAGATGAAGGGTATATAGATTTCGAAATTAGCTTCTTTGATTCTGTTACCGGTAATCCAAGATATTTAACCTTTGCAGCTTCTGCCGTTGATGTGGATGGAGATCCTAATGGTGCAAGGGAATTCGCTGGTTTCCAAAGGCTTACATCATTTACCGTAGAAACGAATACAGATCTTATTCAAAATACGGAAGGAATATTTACCACCTTCGAATCAGCTCAACCCGTAGTGGTTCCTGGTATTGATCCAAACGATACAAACAACCTCGCTTTTACAACTTACACTAATGAACCAAAGTTCAGGTTAAGGGCCGGAATCAAAGATCCTACACCGAATGGCTTCCTTCAACGTCTATTCGCTTTCAATTTTGAGCCATGTGTGATCAACAATTTCACTAATCCAACATCTTCTGATATCGTCGATGTTTCTGTGATCAAAACCGTTGATTTTGCTAGTCCGGCGGTAGGGGATACGGTCACTTATACCATTAAAGCCAAAAATGAGCAAGGTAACTCGGTAGGTAATGTTGAAATCACTGATCAGCTTCCCAATGGATTAACTTTCGTTTCTGCTACTGCTACCCAGGGAACTTACGATAGTAATACAGATATCTGGGACATTGGGACATTATCTGGTCAGCAGGTGGTAACACTCACTCTAAAGGCCGAGGTTGATGCAGGTCAGGAAGGTAATACGATAAGCAACACAGCAACCCTTACCAATAACACCGGAACAGATGGGAATGCCTCTAATAATTCGGGGTCAGTAAATATTATCGTATTCGATCCTGGATCCGGTTTGACCTGTAATGAGCCTCCGTTCTTCTCATTTACGAACCCAACTATCGAGTTAGGAGTTCCATTGCAAGTTAATGCGCTGTATCGTTTTAGTAATGTTACCTCAGGGGTGGATGCACTTGTTCAGGTAGTAGCCATTAACAATGCAACTCTAGACGCTATTGATAATGATGGGCTTGCTAATTCGCCAGCAAACTTTAGCCCGTTTTTCACGGCATTAGGTGGCGGTGGGTACGTTGATTTCAATATTACATTAGTTCAAACAGGTACGCTACTTCCAGTTAAGCAGAATTTTGCCCTTACTGGTCTCGATATAGATGGCTTTAATAACGGTTCAGGAGGTACGGTTAGAGATTACCTTGGTTTTGCACAAAACCAGTCCAATACGGTTGAATTTGCTACTAACCTTGCAGTTTCTAATGCTGGCCCGTTCCAGCTTTTTGAATCGAATGTTACTACTGATGGAAATGGCACATTTGATACCGATCATATGGCTTACATCGTGTATAACTACACCTCGACTTTCGATTTAAGGACTGGAGGCTTTACTTCAGCCAGTTATTCTGATGATCGTTTAGTTGATATAGACTTCACACAGTGTAGAAATCAGGATTTCAATAATCCTGTGGTAACTACCAGGGATGCAGATATTGCGGTAGTTAAGACGGTTGATGAGCCTAATCCACTAGAAAATGGGACAGTTAATTTCACGATTATAGCTATCAATAATGGCCCTGAGAGTGCAACAGAGCTCGATATTAATGAGACAATACCTGCAGGATTAACACTTGTTCAGGCTACTCCAAGTCAAGGTTCTTACAACCAGTTAACTAATCTTTGGCAAGTAGGGACTCTCCCTACTGGAAATTCAGCCACTCTTGTTCTTGAAACCACGGTTAACTCAGGGTTGTCCCAGGATTCATTGGTTAATAAGACATTCGTCAATGGCTTAAATCAAAGCGATCCGAATATTGCGAATGATACCTCCACGGTAGCTATCTATATCAGTATTCCTATTTCAGGTACAGTTTTCGAGGATATTACAGGCGATGGATACCAGGAAGACACCAATTTTGGAGATGCATCAGGAGACCAGCAGGGACTGGAAGATGTGGTAGTTCACTTATTCAAAGATGGAGGAGATGGATTAGCTACTGGTAGCGATGATGTTTATGTCACTTCTGATACAACGAGCAATACTGGAGGTTATTCATTCCAGATTGGTGAAGATGCAGATTTCTGGATTGTAGTGGATTCAAGAAGCGGGGAGCTTTCGAATGGTACTACTTGGGCAGAGCAAACCTATGCAGCTTCCGGCGCTTTATGTGAAGATGGAGCAGGGAATACTGCCGAAACTACCTCTCTGGGGCATTGCTTTGGAGGTCGAAGAGGAGATGTATCTGATAATATCCCTGCTAACCCTACTGGCTCTGACCTGGCTAATGCAGAACATGTGATAAAGAGAACAGTTTCAGGTACTGGAATCACTGGTATTGATTTTGGATTCAGTTTCAATGTGGTTACCAATACGGATGATGACGACGAAGATGGAACTGCTTCACGCCGTGCTCAGGGAACACTTCATCAGTTCATACTTAACGCTAATGAAATATCAGGTGCAAATTCGATGCGATTTGTTCCTGCGGTTCCAACCAACAGCTCTGGAAGTGGTGGGAATTGGTGGACAACAACCATTCAAGTAGCTTTGCCTACTGTTACAGATCAACTGACAACCATTGATGGTACTGCTTACCAGAACACTGCTCCAACTACAGTAAGAGACGATAATACAGGAACCGTAGGAACTGGAGGAACAGTTGGAGTAGATAACCTTGTTCTGGATCCCTTCCAAAGAAAAGAACTTGAAGTCAATTTAAATGACAGGGGAGGAACGGCCTTTGCAATAAATAGTACAGGAGCTGTAGTAGTTCGAAATACTGCATTTTATAACAGCCTCTATGGTGTAAATGTACTATCTGTATCAAATGGTTTAATAGAAGATAACTTCTTTGGATTGAGAGCAGATGGGGCGGCCGTTACTTTTGGTGAGCGATTCAATAGAGGTATTCTTTTCTCAGGAGGCTCAGCGACTAGTGCATTAATCCAGGAAAACTATATAACTGCTTCTACCATATCGGGTATCTATTCTGATAATGCTAATACTACAATTACTGTATTTAAGAATGAGATTACGGCAACTGCTCAAACAAATGCTCAGGGAGATGCAGTTGAAGGATTTGGTACCTGGACAGTAGAACGGAATCTGATTTACAATAACGGTAATTCTAGCAGCTCAGCTACTAATGGGGGTAGTGGTATTGAAATAGGAACGAATTCAGGTTCTTCAAGCGGGCACACTATTCGTAACAACACCATCAGTGGAAATACAATAGCAGGTATTACCATTTTAAATAATGTTACCGCATCCCTGGTTGAAAAGAACATTATCAATGGTAACGGTACCAACTTCACCTCAGCAACCACTAAAAGTGGGGCAGGGATTAAACTCCTTTCTCCAACCGGAGCTGCACAGGAAGGAATTAGAATTACCCAAAACAGTTTCTATGATAATGAGGGAATTTCCATTGATGTGGGCTATTCTTCTACAAGTATAGCTGATGGTGTTTCTCCAAATGATGGAGTATTGCAAGGTGCTGCAACAACTCCTAACAGAGGTCTTGATTACCCGGTATTCACCCTTGCTACTCTCGAAAATGGGGTACTTAGTGTAGAAGGATATGTAGGTACCACTACTACAAAATTAGCAGGTGTATACACTATAGAAGTATATAAAGCTGAGGATGATGGTGATAGCGACGCACTGGTTGAAGTTGGAGGATCGCTCACATTACCTCATGGTGAAGGGCGGGATTATATCGCTACTATTACAACAAATAGTGATGGTACCTTTAGTACCAACATCACCTTACCAGGTTCGCCTACATTGGCATTCAATGATCGAATTACTGCTATTTCGATAAGTGCTGCAAATAATACTTCTGAATTTGGTGCCAACCAGAGAGTGGTACCTACAGGGGTAAGTATCAGTGGTTTTGTATTTCATGATACCAACCACAACATGATCCAGGATGCTACTGAAGCAGGATTGGTAAATGTGACGATTGTACTTTATAACACTGCTCTAAATAATTGTAAGAGTGTTCTTACAGATTCAAATGGACGATACGAGTTCACAAATGTACTTAACGGCAATTATGATCTAATTGAATCCTTCGGTCAAAGTGTTCCAACACCTGACATCTGTACTCCTGCAGAAACTGATCCGGATGACTTTACTTCTACAACTCCAAACCTGCGTTCAGTCACAGTAAACAACCTTCCTGTATTCCAGGATTTTGGAGATTATGAAGGAATAAAAATAACAGGAACGGTATTTAATGATAACGGGGTAGCAAGCGGTACTGCCAATGATGCCTTACAAAACGGAGGAGAGTTAGGTTTTGGTAATCAAACGGTTACAGCATTTACCGGAGATGATAATTTAATTGAACAAGTGGTATCTGCTGCAGATGGCACCTATGAACTGTATGTCCCTAAATCGATTGTGGATGAAGGTGGTACAGTTAAAGTAGTAGAGACGAATGGAGCTGAAAAAATCTCAACAGGAGGCTCAGCCGGTACCACTGGTGGAAGCTACGATATTGCTAATGACCGAACTACATTCACTATTACACTTGGTACAATATACACTGGGGTAGATTTTGCCGATGTATCTGTAAGTAGGTTATTAACTAATGGTGAAAAAGTTGTACTTCCGGGAGCAGCAGTTTCCTACCAACATATTTTTGAAGCAAGAACAGCAGGAGATGTAGTATTTACTACTACCAATTTATTCAATCCTGATCCGCCAAATTGGCCGGTGATTTTATATGAGGATTTGAACTGTAATGGTACCACTGATTCTGGAGAACCGATTATTCTTTCGACAGATACCAGATCAGTTTCAGCAGATCAACAAATTTGCTTAGTGGTAACAGTTACTGCTCCAAATGGCTTAAATGATGGTGCTTCAGCTAATACAACCGTTTCGGCCACTTTTACATTGAGTAATACGAGTCCTGCTATTCAAGAAATATTAACCAGAACCGATCTTACAACGGTATCTACTACTCAGGCAGGTTTGGTAATCCTTAAATCAGTAGATAAGCCACAAGCATTACCTGGTGCTACTTTAGTATACTCTATCAATTACGAAAATCTGGGTGACGAACCGATAACCCAGGTCGAAATAACCGACGTAATCCCTAACTACACCACTTATTTATCAAGTAGCTGTGGTACGTTACCAACTGGGATCACAAATTGTACGATTACAGCTCCAAGTATCGGATCGATGGGTACGGTTCGCTGGACCTTTACAGGGACTTTAGACCCCGGCCAAACAGGCATAGTATCATTCACAGTAAAAATTGACGATTAA
- a CDS encoding response regulator, whose product MTINNKPLVFIVEDNIAYRMLISRVLQNKGFMVMVFENGRKAADMLQHIKPKLIVSDIEMPRMDGFEFKDYVRRNFEDTIPFIYLSSVTNEEVKERAQLLGATKMLKKPVSPDDLKQTIDEVLNKCY is encoded by the coding sequence ATGACGATCAATAATAAACCACTCGTATTCATAGTAGAAGATAATATTGCCTATCGTATGTTGATAAGTCGGGTGCTTCAAAACAAAGGCTTCATGGTCATGGTATTTGAAAACGGCCGCAAAGCAGCTGATATGCTGCAGCATATAAAACCTAAACTGATTGTATCTGATATTGAAATGCCTCGAATGGATGGATTTGAATTTAAAGATTATGTAAGAAGGAATTTTGAGGATACGATTCCATTCATTTATCTGTCATCAGTAACAAATGAGGAGGTAAAAGAAAGGGCTCAACTACTTGGAGCTACAAAAATGTTGAAAAAGCCGGTTTCTCCTGATGATTTAAAGCAGACTATTGATGAGGTATTAAATAAATGCTACTGA
- the recO gene encoding DNA repair protein RecO has translation MITHTQVIVLRTVDYQESSKIITVLSKEHGKIALIARGAKKPKNKLRGALEIGNILDVVYYHKPSRSVQNLTEASIHFSSQEFRIDLEKASILYTTLELVAQLIHENEMNESFYKFLITLIPWLAGNEAIKASILCYIQVRCAELCGFLLNDENTNLEMPVYFNIAEGSISNAIDSELSYKLTVLQARFLKQSIQTKQKNIFNIELTGQELKQLIRHLDVYFMYHIEGFKERKSDVVFEQLLKDS, from the coding sequence ATGATCACTCATACCCAGGTTATCGTTCTCCGCACTGTTGATTATCAGGAATCAAGCAAGATAATAACGGTATTGAGTAAAGAGCATGGCAAAATCGCTTTGATAGCCAGAGGAGCTAAGAAACCAAAGAATAAGCTAAGAGGAGCTCTCGAAATTGGTAACATCCTGGATGTGGTTTACTATCATAAACCATCCAGATCGGTACAAAACCTTACAGAAGCATCAATTCATTTTTCTAGCCAGGAGTTTAGGATTGACCTTGAAAAAGCATCCATTTTATATACCACGCTAGAGCTGGTTGCCCAGCTTATCCACGAAAATGAAATGAATGAAAGCTTCTACAAATTCCTGATTACCCTAATACCCTGGCTGGCCGGCAATGAAGCTATCAAAGCTTCGATCCTATGCTACATACAGGTAAGATGTGCAGAGTTATGTGGGTTTTTGTTAAACGATGAAAATACGAACCTGGAAATGCCTGTATACTTCAATATAGCTGAGGGTTCGATTTCAAATGCAATTGATTCGGAACTTTCGTATAAGTTAACCGTCTTACAAGCGCGTTTTTTAAAGCAATCAATACAAACAAAACAGAAAAATATTTTCAATATTGAATTGACCGGACAGGAACTAAAACAACTTATCCGGCATTTAGATGTTTACTTTATGTATCATATTGAAGGTTTTAAAGAACGTAAGTCAGATGTAGTTTTCGAACAGCTCTTGAAGGATTCCTAA